ATGTCGACGACCGAAAACGGCGCCGCCGCGCGCCAGAAGCCGCGCCTCCAGCGCTACTACGAAGAGACGGCGCGCCCCAAGCTCCGCCAGGACCTGGGGCTCACCAACGTGATGCAGCTTCCGACGCTCGAGAAGATCGTCATCAACGTGGGGCTGGGCGAGGCGCCCAAGAACCCGAAGCTGCTGGACGCGGTGGTGGCCGAGCTGGGCCAGATCACCGGCCAGAAGGCGGTGGTGACCAAGGCCAAGAAGGCGATCTCCAACTTCGCCCTGCGCGAGGGCTCGCCCATCGGCGCGGCGGTCACGCTGCGCCGCGAGCGGATGTGGGAGTTCCTGGACCGCCTGGTGAACGTGGCGATGCCGCGCATCCGCGACTTCCGCGGCGTGTCTACCCGCTCCTTCGACGGGCGCGGCAACTACACGCTGGGCGTGAAGGAGCAGCTGATCTTTCCGGAGATCAACTACGACAAGGTGGACAAGATCCACGGGATGGACATCACCATCGTGACGTCCACCAACCGCGACGACCTGGCGCTGGCGCTGCTGCGCGAGCTGGGCGTGCCGTTCCGGGGCGAGACTCCCGTTCAGGTCAACGCGGGGTAGGGAACTGCAGTGCCAAGTGCCTAGTGCTCAGTGCCTAGTGCCAAGTGCATGATTCCGTTAGATTTGCGGACTCGGCACGCCGCGCGGGCCACTGGGCACTGGGAACTCGGCACTGGGCACTGTTGTCCGGGCACCGACGCCCCGGCGCAATCGATATAACTCTAGGCACGGTCCATGGCACGCAAGGCCCTGATCGAACGGAACAACGGCAAGCAGAAGTTCGCGGTGCGCCACCGCAACCGGTGCAACCGGTGCGGGCGCCCGCGCGCGGTGCTGCGGAAGTTCGGGCTCTGCCGCATCTGCTTCCGGCAGATGGCGCTGGCCGGGGAGATCCCCGGGGTGCGCAAGGCGAGCTGGTAACCCGCAGTGCCAAGTGCTCAGTGCCAAGTGCCAAGTAACTACTAGGCACTGGGCACTAGGGACTAGGCACTGCCCCTTCATAACTTCCTACGAGTCCGGCCAGCACTGCGCCGGATACTATAGGAGAATCGGGCGATGATGACCGACCCCATCGCCGACATGCTCACTCGTATCCGCAATGCGGGTATGGCGCGCCAGCGCCGCGTGGACATGCCGGTGTCGAAGCTGAAGACGGAGATCGCGCGGCTCCTCAAGGACAACGCGTACATCCACGACTACAAGCTGCTGGACGACGGCAAGCATGGTGTGCTTCGGCTTTACCTGAAGTACTACCAGGAGCAGCCGATCATCCGGGAGCTCAAGCGCGTCTCCAAGCCGGGGCTGCGCCGCTACGTGGGCGCGGAAGAGATCCCGCGGGTGCGCAACGGGCTGGGGATGGCCGTGCTCTCCACCTCGCGCGGGGTGATGACCGACCGCGAGGCCCGCGCCGCCAAGATCGGCGGCGAGCTCCTCGCCATCGTCTACTAACCGCGAGAGGAGCCAAGATGTCGCGAATCGGAAGAAGGCCGATCGCCATCCCCAGCGGGGTGGACGTTACGATCGACGGCCAGCACGTGCGCGTGAAGGGCCCCAAGGGCGAGCTCGCCCGCACGCTGCACCGCGAGGTGATCGTGCGCCGCGAGGAGGAGAACATCCTGGTGGAGCGCCCCTCGGACGCGCCCACCCACCGCGCCCTGCACGGCCTCAGCCGCACGCTGGTGGCCAACATGGTGGAGGGCGTCACCACCGGCTTCACCAAGACGCTGGAGATCGTGGGCGTGGGCTACCGCGCGGAGACCAAGCCCTTCGGGCTGACGCTCGCGCTGGGCTTTTCGCACCCGATCGACTACAAGGCGCCGGAGGGGATCACCCTGCGCGCCGTGAACCCCACCACCGTCGAGATCTCCGGGAGCAACAAGGAAGTCGTCGGCCAGGTGGCGGCCGAGATCCGCTCCCTTCGCCCTCCCGAGCCGTACAAGGGGAAGGGCGTGAAGTACCAGGGCGAGGTGATCCGCCGTAAGGCCGGGAAGGCGGGCGGCAAGTAAGCCGCCCCCGTCCCACGTTAGGCGAATCATCGCATAGTCAACCAACAGGAACGGAACGATGGCGAAGAGACTGCGCATCAAGTCGCGCCGGGACCGCCGCGAGCGGCGTCACCGCCGCGTACGCGCCAAGGTCAACGGCACGCAGCAGCGGCCGCGGCTGGTGGTGTACCGGTCGCTCAACAACGTCGAGGGGCAGGTGGTGGACGACGTGGCGGGGAGGACCCTGGTGGGCCTTTCCACGCTGAACTCCGACCTCCGCGCCCAGCGCGCCGAGCAGACCAAGACCGAGCAGAGCCGGGCCGCGGGCCGCGCGCTCGCCGAGCGCGCCAAGGAGATGGGGATCACCCAGGTGGTCTTCGATCGCGGCGGCTACCTGTACCACGGCCGCGTCAAGGCCTTTGCCGAGGGCGCCCGCGAGGGCGGCCTCGAGTTCTGAGGGAGATCTCAATGGCTGAGCAGCAGAACAGGACCGGCGGCCCCCCGGGTGGCGGCGGCGGTGGCGGCGGACGCGGGCGTGGCGGCGGCGCTCCGGGCGGCGGCTTCGGCGGCGGTGCCGGCGGCGGCCGTGGCCGCGGCGGCGGCGCTCCGGGCGGCGGCTTCGGCGGCGGCGCGCGTGGCGGGCAGGGCGGCGACGACCGCGGCGCGCGCGGCCAGGGCGGCGACCGCCGCGGCGGCCGCGACGGCGGCCGTGGCGGGCGCGACCAGGCCCGCGAGAGCGAGTTCAAGGAGAACGTGATCCACATCAACCGCGTCGCCAAGGTGGTGAAGGGCGGCCGGCGCTTCTCCTTCACCGCGCTGGTGGCCGTGGGCGACCAGGCGGGCAAGGTGGGGATCGGCACCGGCAAGGCGAACGAGGTTTCGGAGGCGGTGCGCAAGGCGATCGACTCGGCCCGCCGCGCCATGGTGCGCGTGCCGGTGCAGGCCGGCACCCTGCCGCACGACATCATCGGCGAGCACGGCGCCGGGCGCGTCCTCCTTCGCCCCGCGGCCCCGGGCACCGGCGTGATCGCCGGCGGCGCGGTGCGCGCGGTGCTGGAGTGCGTGGGGGTGCACGACATCCTCACCAAGTCGCTGGGGAGCAACAACCCCTTCAACATGGTGCACGCCACCATGGACGCCCTCACGCACCTCACCACGCGCGAGCAGATCGCGCTGGAGCGCGGCGTGACGGTGGAGTCGCTGGGAGGCGCCCGTGGCTAAGATCCTCATCAAGCAGGTGAAAAGCGGCGTAGGCGCGCCGAGCAAGCACCGCGCGACGCTGCAGGCGCTGGGTCTCAAGCACCAGCGCAGCGTCGTCAAGGACGACAACTCCGCGATCCGCGGCATGATCTTCCAGGTCCGCCACCTCGTAGAGGTGAGCGAGGCCGCCGAAGGGCAGGTGACCAATGGCTGACCTCAGCAACCTGCGGGCGCCGGAAGGCTCGCACCGCGACACCAAGCGCCTGGGGCGCGGCCCCGGCAGCGGCCAGGGCAAGACGGCCGGCAAGGGGCACAAGGGCTCGATGGCCCGCGCCGGCCACTCGGGCCCCGGCGGCGGCAAGCCGGGCTTCGAGGGCGGCCAGATGCCGCTCCACCGCCGGCTTCCCAAGCGCGGCTTCACCCCGCTCAACCGGGTGGAGTACCAGGTGGTGAACCTGTACCAGCTGGAGAAGCTGGAAGAGGGCTCCGACGTGACGCCCGAGTCGCTGCACGCGGCCGGGCTGGTGGGCCACCCGCGGCGCCCGGTGAAGGTGCTGGGCACGGGTGACCTCACCCGCAAGCTCAACATCTCGGCGCACCGCTTCAGCCAGAGCGCCCGCCAGAAGATCGAAGGGCTCGGCGGCACCGTGCAGGAGATCGCCTGACCATGTCGAATCCCGTCGCGAACCTTTTCCGGATTCCGGAGCTGAAGGAGAAGATCCTCTTCACGCTCCTCTGCCTTGCGGTGTACCGCACGGGCGCGCACGTCACGGCTCCGGGGATCGACGTCAACGCCCTGGCGGCGTACGTCGGGCAGCTCCAGGGGACCGCGTTCGGGATCTACGACATGTTCGTCGGGGGCGGGCTCTCGCGCGCCACGGTGTTCGCCCTCGGCATCATGCCGTATATCTCGGCCAGCATCATGTTCCAGCTGCTGGCCACCGTAGTGCCCTCCGTGGAGAAGATGCAGAAGGAGGGTGAGGAGGGGCGCAAGAAGCTGACGCAGTACACCCGCTACGCCACCGTGGTGCTGGCGACGTTCCAGGCATACGGCTACGCCGTGTTCGTGGAGTCGGTGCCGGGCGGCGTGGTGTACCCGGGGTGGGGCTTCCGCCTGTCGATGATCCTGACGCTCGTCACGGGCGCCGTGTTCATCATGTGGCTGGGCGAGCAGATCACCGAGCGCGGGATCGGCAACGGGATGAGCCTGATGATCTTCTTCTCGATCGTCGAGGGGATCCCGTCGGCGCTGTACGAGACCGGACGGCTGGTGGGGCTGGGCCAGGTGCGCCCGGTGGCGATCATCGTGGTGGTGGCGCTGATGCTGGCGACCATCGCGGCGACGGTGGCGCTCACCATGGCGCAGCGCAAGATCCCGGTGCAGATCCCGCAGAAGGTGATGGGGCGCGGCCGCATTCGGCAGGGGCAGAAGTCGTTCATCCCGCTGCGGCTGAACATGGCCGGCGTGATGCCGATCATCTTCGCCCAATCGATCATGATCGTGCCGGCCACGATGGCGCAGTTCTGGCCGAACGTGGGGGCCACGCGGGCGGTGTCGGACGTCTTCGCCGTCAACTCGTGGCCGTACCACCTGGCGTTCGGCCTGCTGATCATCTTCTTCACGTACTTCTACACCGCGATCATCTACAACCCGGTGGACATCGCGGAGAACCTGAAGAAGCAGGGCGCCTTCGTGCCGGGGATCAAGCCGGGCGCCAACACGGCCAAGTACATCGACAAGGTGATGACGCGCATCTCGCTGCCGGGGTCGCTCTTCCTGGCGGCCATCGCCATCATCCCGTCGGTCATCCTGGAGTCGCTGGGCGTGTCGGGGCTGAACCGCGTACTCGGCGGTACGGGCCTCCTGATCGTGGTGGGCGTGGCGCTGGACACGGTGCAGCAGATGCAGCAGCACCTCCTGCTCCGCCGCTACGACGGCTTCATGAAGAAGGGGCGCGTCAAGTTCCGCGGACGGCAGCAGCGGTTTATCTGAACTGCAGTGCCGAGTGCCCAGTGCCGAGTGCCTAGTGACTCCGAGCAGTTACTAGGCACTTGGCACTAGGCACTTGGCACTTCCGAACCCAAGTTTCGGCACACAATGGATCTGATTCTCCTCGGCGCCCCCGGTGCCGGCAAGGGTACCCAGGGCGCGCTCCTCGCCGAGCGGATGGGCGTGCCCAAGATCGCCACCGGCGACATGCTGCGCGACGCGCTCCGCCAGGGCACCACCCTGGGGCAGGAGGCCAAGCGGTACATGGACGCCGGCGAGCTGGTGCCGGACACCGTGGTGCTGGGGCTGGTGCGCGAGGCGCTCACCAAGCCCGAGGCGCGGACGGGGGCCATCTTCGACGGCTACCCGCGCAACGTGGCGCAGGGCGAATCGCTGGCCGGGCTGCTGGACGAGATCGGGCGCCGCATCGACGCGGTGGTCTACATCGACGTCCCCGAGGAGGTGATCGTCCGCCGCATGAGCGGGCGCCGCACCGACCCGGAGACGGGCGCGGTCTACCACCTGGAGCACGCCCCGCCCCCGGCCGAGATCGCGGAGCGGCTGGTGCAGCGGCCGGACGACCGGGAGGAGACGGTGCGCAACCGCCTGGCCATCTACCGCCAGACGACGGCGCCGCTGGTGGCCTTTTACGAGAGCGCGGGCGTGCCCGTGCACCACGTGGACGGCACCCGGCAGATCGAGCAGGTGCAGGGCGAGATCATGGAGCTGCTGGGGCAGTGATCCACCTCAAGACGGCGTCCGAGATCGACGCGATCGCCCGCGGCGGGGCGGTGCTGGCGGCGCTGTACCGGGAGCTCCCCTCGCGGCTGGAGCCGGGGGTGACCACGGCCGACCTGGACCGCTGGGCGGAGGGGTTCATCCGCGGCCACGCGGGGGCCGAGCCGGCGTTCAAGGGGCTGTACGGCTTCCCCGCGACGCTGTGCATCTCGGTGAACCACGAGGTGGTGCACGGCATCCCCTCGGTGCGCCGCAAGCTGGTGGAGGGCGACCTGGTGTCGGTGGACTGCGGCGTCAAGCTGGACGGCTTCTACGCCGACGCCGCGGTCACGCTGCCGGTGGGCGAGCCCGCGCCGGAGGCGAAGCAGCTGGTGGAGCTCACCCGCGACGCCCTCTACAAGGGGATCGCCGAAGCCCGCCCGGGGAACCGGCTGGGAGACGTGGGGGCCGCCATCCAGGAGGTGGCGGACCGCCAGGGGTACGGCGTGGTCCGCGAGCTGGTGGGGCACGGCCTGGGCCGCAGCCCGCACGAGGAGCCGCAGGTTCCCAACTTCGGGAAGCGCGGCAAGGGGATGAAGCTGGTGGAGGGGCTGGTGATCGCCATCGAGCCCATGTTCAACCTGGGCACCGCCGGCGTCCGCACCCTCCCCGACCGCTGGACCGTGGTGACCGCCGACCGCAAGGTGTCCGCCCACTGGGAGCACACGGTGGCGGTGACGGCGGAGGGGCCCAGGATACTGACGGCGTAGGGGAAGTGGGGAATGGGGAATGGGGAATGGGGAGTGGGGAATGGGGAATGGGGAATGGGGAATGGGGAATGGGGAATGGGGAATCCGGCCTCCTTCCAGGATGCAGCCGGAATCGCGATTCCCCAAAACCCATTCCCCATTCCCCCGCAGTTCCCCCGGGTTGCCAAATAAGCGAAGTTCGCCTATTTTACCAGGCTACAGTTCAAACCGTACCAGAGAGGCGACGATGAAGGTCCGCGCGAGCGTCAAGCCCATCTGCGAGCACTGCAAAGTGATCCGCCGGCGTGGGGTTGTCCGCGTCATCTGCAAGAAGAACCCGCGCCACAAGCAGCGGCAGGGTTAACCAGCACACGGCTCAGGAGGCAGAGTGGCCCGTATTGCCGGCGTCGATCTTCCCCGCGAGAAGCGGGCTGAGATCGGCCTCACGTACATTTTCGGGATCGGCCGCACCTTGTCGAAGAGGATTCTCGGCGAGGCGGGGGTCAACCCGGACACGCGCGTCCACGCCCTCAGCGAGGACGACGTCAACCGGATCCGCCGCGTCATCGACGCGACGTACCGGGTGGAAGGCGCGCTGCGCTCCGAGATCTCGCGCAACATCAAGCGCCTGATGGACATCGGCTCGTACCGCGGCCTGCGCCACCGCCGCGGTCTGCCCGTCCGCGGCCAGCGCACGCACACCAACGCGCGCACCAAGAAGGGGCCCCGCCGCGCCATCGCGGGGAAGAAGAAGCCCGGCAAGAAGTAAGACGGGCTCTGATCGGGGGGCGCGCATGCGCCCTCCGATGATCACGCCGCCGGGCGGGTGCCCGGCGGCGAAGTACCGGAATCGCGGTAGGCCGCGAAACACTGGAGAGTCGAGAAAGCATGGCAAAGCCGAAGACGGCGGGGCGCCCCAAGGCCAAGCGCAACGTCGAAGCGGAAGGAGTCGCCCACGTAAAGGCGACGTTCAATAACACCCTCGTCACCATCTCCGACATGGCGGGCAACTCCGTCGTGTGGGGGAGCGCCGGCAAGGCGGGGTTCAAGGGCTCCAAGAAGAGCACGCCGTTCGCCGCCACCGTGGCCGCCGAGCAGGCCGCCCGCGAGGCGCTGTCGCTGGGAATGAAGCGCGTGCACGTGCGCGTGCAGGGCCCCGGCAGCGGCCGCGAGTCCGCCATCCAGGCGCTCGCCGCCAGCGGGCTGGGGATCCGGTCGATCCGCGACGTGACGCCGATTCCGCACAACGGCTGCCGGCCGCCCAAGAAGCGCCGCGTGTAAGAAGGGACTAGGGAATAGGGACTAGGGGACGGCACGCAAAAGCCGGGAGCACCGGGATTGGCGGCTGTTCTTAGTCCCTGATCCCTAATCCCTGCAGTTCATGGGCGTAAACCTCCGCGACCGTAGGGGGGACGAAGCCCGCGCAAGCACACCATCCAAACACGGTTGACCATGGCTCGTTACACCGGGCCTTCGTGCCGGCTTTGCCGCCGCGAAGGGCAGAAGCTGTTCCTCAAGGGCACCAAGTGCTTCACCGAGAAGTGCCCGGTGGAGCGCCGCCCCTACGCCCCCGGCCAGCACGGCCAGACGGGCGGCGGGCGCCGCAAGAAGGCCTCCGAGTACGCGCACCAGCTTCGCGAGAAGCAGAAGGTGAAGCGCATCTACGGCGTGGCCGAGCGTCCGTTCCGCAACCTGTTCGAGAAGGCCGCCCACGCCAAGGGCGTCACGGGCGAGAACCTCCTCGTGGGGCTGGAGAGCCGGCTGGACAACATCCTCTACCGGATGGGCTTCGCGTCCACCCGCAAGGAAGCCCGCCAGCTCATCACCCACGGGCACGTGCAGGTGAACGGCCACAAGCTGGACATCGCCTCCGCCCAGGTGCATCCGGGCGACGAGGTGCGGATCGCTCCCAAGAGCAAGGACATCCTGCCGGTGCAGGCGTCGCTCGCCTCCAAGACCAAGCCGAACACGGTGAACTGGCTGGCGGTGGACGAGGGCTCGCGCACCGGGCGCATGGTGTCGCGCCCCACCCGCGCGGAGATCCCGCTCGCGGTGCAGGAGCAGCTCATCGTCGAGCTCTACAGCAAGTAATCGCGCGAGGTAGACCCGCGGCGGCAAGGTGCCGCGCGGGTCTTCCCGGCTTCCTATCCATACTGGGAGGGAAAACGAGTGGAACTCGATCTTAGCGGCCTGCAGATGCCCAATCTGCCAGAGCTTCCGCGGGAAGGGCAGATCGTGCTTCGCCCGCTGGAGCGCGGCTTCGGGCACACGATGGGCAACACCATGCGGCGCATCCTGCTGTCGAGCCTGCGCGGCTCGGCGGTGTGGGCGTTCCGGGCGGACGGGGTGCTCCACGAGCACCAGACGATCGCCGGGGTGGTGGAAGACGTGCACCAGGTGATCCGCAACCTGAAGGCGCTGGTCCTGCGCATGGCGGAAGACACGGACGAGGCGGTGCTGGAGCTGCGCGCCACGCAGGGCGGCGCGGTGACGGCGCGGGCCATCACTCCGCACCCGTCGGTGGAGGTCATCAACCTGGACCACCACATCCTCGAGCTGCAGGACGACCGCGACCTGCGCATCGAGCTGTACGTGAACAAGGGGCGCGGCTTCGTGCTGGCCGAGCTCCACCCCATTCCGCGCGGCATGCCGGCGGACCTGGTGCGGGTGGACGCGGTGTACAACCCGGTGACGCGCGCCAACTTCGTGGTCGAGGAGACGCGCGTGGGCCAGCGCACCGACTTCGACCGCCTGGTTCTGGAGGTGGAGACCAACGGGGCGATCGACGTGCGGAGCGCCGTGCAGTACGCGGCCCGCCTGGCCATCGAGCACCTGGCCTTCCTGGCCGGGGGCACTCCGGAGTGGCGGATGGACCGCACCTGGGGCGAGGGGTCGGGGATGGGCGCGGCGGTTCCCGCCGGGCGCTCGCCGGTCCCCGGGAAGCTCCAGGAGCTCCTCAACCGCCCCATCGAAGACCTTACCGAGCTCTCCGTGCGCAGCCGCAACTCGCTGCAGAAGGAGAACATCCACACGGTCAAGGACCTGGTGCAGCGCAGCGAGCAGCAGATGCTGGCGATCGACAACTTCGGCAAGAAGTCGCTCCAGGAGATCAGCGACTTCCTGGCCGGCCACGGGCTGCGCTTCGGCCAGGAGCTGGACCAGTCCGACGACGGCACGCTGATGTGGGTCGTCCGCGACGTTAACGGCGGCGACGCCACCGACACGAACCGGGCCGGCGCCGACGGCACCGAGCAAGGATGAGGGTGCTATGAGACACGGAAGCAAGGGGAAGCAGCTCGGGCGTACGGCGGAGCACCGTACGGCGACGCTGCGGAACATGGCCACCAGCCTGTTCCGCCACGGCCGCATTCAGACGACGACGGCGAAGGCGAAGGAGCTGCGCCCGTTCGCGGAGCGGCTGATCACGCTCGCGCGGCGGGGCGATCTGCACTCGATCCGCCAGGCGGGCCGGCAGATCCAGGACCGCGAGGTTCTGTCGCAGCTGTTCAAGGAGATCGGTCCGCGCTTCGCGGAGCGCAACGGTGGCTACACCCGCGTGCTCAAGACCGGCTTCCGCCAGGGCGACGGCGCCGAGACCGCGCTGATCGAGCTGGTGGATCGCGGCTGAGACAGCGTGGTTCGATGAAAAGAAGCCCCGGTGCTGCTCGCAGCGTCCGGGGCTTCTTCATGTTTCTACAACAGGTCTCCCGCAGAGGCGCAGAGACGCAGGTCGAGAAAAGCCTCACACAGAGAACACCGAGGGAACTGCAAGCCACAGAGAACCACTTCCTGAACGGAGCGCCAACCCAGGCACTCGCGCTCGCACGGTTCTCCTGCGCGCAGTGAAGGAGAGGGGCTCTCCAGTGCAACGCGATCCATCCCATGTTCAGACGACTGGTGCGTGGGTCCACGGGAGCGGACTGCACGGAACTGTCTGTCAGAGAGGGGAGCGCGTGCGGTGATAGGAACTGCTGGTATCGGAACATGGGAGGGGGCGGTGCGCGCGGCAGAGCCCGTCTCCTTCACTGCGCGCCACAGGGTTTCTGCTGCGAAGCCGCGGCAGGGTGGGGCGCTCCGTTCAGGAAGTGGTTTCTCTCTGTGTGAGGTTGTTGTTCCTCCGCGCCTCTGCGTGAGGCTGCTGTTGTGGTTAAAACGAAACGGCCGCACACCGGGGTGTGCGGCCGCTTCGGGTTGGGTGCTGCGGATACGCGAACGGCTCAGCCCGCCTTGCGGATCTTGCCGGCGGAGATGCACGCGGTGCAGACACGCACGCGCTTGTTGCCGTTCTCCGTCACGATGCGAGCGGGCTGGAGGTTCGGCCGCCAGACACGCTTGGTCTTGTTGTTCGCGTGGCTGACGTTGTTCCCGCTGCGCGGGCCCTTCCCGCAGACGGCACAGAAAGCCATCGGAGTCTCCTGATG
The window above is part of the Longimicrobium sp. genome. Proteins encoded here:
- the map gene encoding type I methionyl aminopeptidase, with translation MIHLKTASEIDAIARGGAVLAALYRELPSRLEPGVTTADLDRWAEGFIRGHAGAEPAFKGLYGFPATLCISVNHEVVHGIPSVRRKLVEGDLVSVDCGVKLDGFYADAAVTLPVGEPAPEAKQLVELTRDALYKGIAEARPGNRLGDVGAAIQEVADRQGYGVVRELVGHGLGRSPHEEPQVPNFGKRGKGMKLVEGLVIAIEPMFNLGTAGVRTLPDRWTVVTADRKVSAHWEHTVAVTAEGPRILTA
- the rplR gene encoding 50S ribosomal protein L18 encodes the protein MAKRLRIKSRRDRRERRHRRVRAKVNGTQQRPRLVVYRSLNNVEGQVVDDVAGRTLVGLSTLNSDLRAQRAEQTKTEQSRAAGRALAERAKEMGITQVVFDRGGYLYHGRVKAFAEGAREGGLEF
- the rplO gene encoding 50S ribosomal protein L15, with the translated sequence MADLSNLRAPEGSHRDTKRLGRGPGSGQGKTAGKGHKGSMARAGHSGPGGGKPGFEGGQMPLHRRLPKRGFTPLNRVEYQVVNLYQLEKLEEGSDVTPESLHAAGLVGHPRRPVKVLGTGDLTRKLNISAHRFSQSARQKIEGLGGTVQEIA
- a CDS encoding type Z 30S ribosomal protein S14 yields the protein MARKALIERNNGKQKFAVRHRNRCNRCGRPRAVLRKFGLCRICFRQMALAGEIPGVRKASW
- the rplF gene encoding 50S ribosomal protein L6, with amino-acid sequence MSRIGRRPIAIPSGVDVTIDGQHVRVKGPKGELARTLHREVIVRREEENILVERPSDAPTHRALHGLSRTLVANMVEGVTTGFTKTLEIVGVGYRAETKPFGLTLALGFSHPIDYKAPEGITLRAVNPTTVEISGSNKEVVGQVAAEIRSLRPPEPYKGKGVKYQGEVIRRKAGKAGGK
- the rpsD gene encoding 30S ribosomal protein S4, with protein sequence MARYTGPSCRLCRREGQKLFLKGTKCFTEKCPVERRPYAPGQHGQTGGGRRKKASEYAHQLREKQKVKRIYGVAERPFRNLFEKAAHAKGVTGENLLVGLESRLDNILYRMGFASTRKEARQLITHGHVQVNGHKLDIASAQVHPGDEVRIAPKSKDILPVQASLASKTKPNTVNWLAVDEGSRTGRMVSRPTRAEIPLAVQEQLIVELYSK
- the rpmJ gene encoding 50S ribosomal protein L36; translated protein: MKVRASVKPICEHCKVIRRRGVVRVICKKNPRHKQRQG
- a CDS encoding adenylate kinase, which produces MDLILLGAPGAGKGTQGALLAERMGVPKIATGDMLRDALRQGTTLGQEAKRYMDAGELVPDTVVLGLVREALTKPEARTGAIFDGYPRNVAQGESLAGLLDEIGRRIDAVVYIDVPEEVIVRRMSGRRTDPETGAVYHLEHAPPPAEIAERLVQRPDDREETVRNRLAIYRQTTAPLVAFYESAGVPVHHVDGTRQIEQVQGEIMELLGQ
- the rpmD gene encoding 50S ribosomal protein L30, with product MAKILIKQVKSGVGAPSKHRATLQALGLKHQRSVVKDDNSAIRGMIFQVRHLVEVSEAAEGQVTNG
- a CDS encoding DNA-directed RNA polymerase subunit alpha, with the translated sequence MELDLSGLQMPNLPELPREGQIVLRPLERGFGHTMGNTMRRILLSSLRGSAVWAFRADGVLHEHQTIAGVVEDVHQVIRNLKALVLRMAEDTDEAVLELRATQGGAVTARAITPHPSVEVINLDHHILELQDDRDLRIELYVNKGRGFVLAELHPIPRGMPADLVRVDAVYNPVTRANFVVEETRVGQRTDFDRLVLEVETNGAIDVRSAVQYAARLAIEHLAFLAGGTPEWRMDRTWGEGSGMGAAVPAGRSPVPGKLQELLNRPIEDLTELSVRSRNSLQKENIHTVKDLVQRSEQQMLAIDNFGKKSLQEISDFLAGHGLRFGQELDQSDDGTLMWVVRDVNGGDATDTNRAGADGTEQG
- the rpmB gene encoding 50S ribosomal protein L28 encodes the protein MAFCAVCGKGPRSGNNVSHANNKTKRVWRPNLQPARIVTENGNKRVRVCTACISAGKIRKAG
- the secY gene encoding preprotein translocase subunit SecY — its product is MSNPVANLFRIPELKEKILFTLLCLAVYRTGAHVTAPGIDVNALAAYVGQLQGTAFGIYDMFVGGGLSRATVFALGIMPYISASIMFQLLATVVPSVEKMQKEGEEGRKKLTQYTRYATVVLATFQAYGYAVFVESVPGGVVYPGWGFRLSMILTLVTGAVFIMWLGEQITERGIGNGMSLMIFFSIVEGIPSALYETGRLVGLGQVRPVAIIVVVALMLATIAATVALTMAQRKIPVQIPQKVMGRGRIRQGQKSFIPLRLNMAGVMPIIFAQSIMIVPATMAQFWPNVGATRAVSDVFAVNSWPYHLAFGLLIIFFTYFYTAIIYNPVDIAENLKKQGAFVPGIKPGANTAKYIDKVMTRISLPGSLFLAAIAIIPSVILESLGVSGLNRVLGGTGLLIVVGVALDTVQQMQQHLLLRRYDGFMKKGRVKFRGRQQRFI
- the rpsK gene encoding 30S ribosomal protein S11, with translation MAKPKTAGRPKAKRNVEAEGVAHVKATFNNTLVTISDMAGNSVVWGSAGKAGFKGSKKSTPFAATVAAEQAAREALSLGMKRVHVRVQGPGSGRESAIQALAASGLGIRSIRDVTPIPHNGCRPPKKRRV
- the rplE gene encoding 50S ribosomal protein L5, with translation MSTTENGAAARQKPRLQRYYEETARPKLRQDLGLTNVMQLPTLEKIVINVGLGEAPKNPKLLDAVVAELGQITGQKAVVTKAKKAISNFALREGSPIGAAVTLRRERMWEFLDRLVNVAMPRIRDFRGVSTRSFDGRGNYTLGVKEQLIFPEINYDKVDKIHGMDITIVTSTNRDDLALALLRELGVPFRGETPVQVNAG
- the rpsM gene encoding 30S ribosomal protein S13, which encodes MARIAGVDLPREKRAEIGLTYIFGIGRTLSKRILGEAGVNPDTRVHALSEDDVNRIRRVIDATYRVEGALRSEISRNIKRLMDIGSYRGLRHRRGLPVRGQRTHTNARTKKGPRRAIAGKKKPGKK
- the rplQ gene encoding 50S ribosomal protein L17, with protein sequence MRHGSKGKQLGRTAEHRTATLRNMATSLFRHGRIQTTTAKAKELRPFAERLITLARRGDLHSIRQAGRQIQDREVLSQLFKEIGPRFAERNGGYTRVLKTGFRQGDGAETALIELVDRG
- the rpsH gene encoding 30S ribosomal protein S8 gives rise to the protein MMTDPIADMLTRIRNAGMARQRRVDMPVSKLKTEIARLLKDNAYIHDYKLLDDGKHGVLRLYLKYYQEQPIIRELKRVSKPGLRRYVGAEEIPRVRNGLGMAVLSTSRGVMTDREARAAKIGGELLAIVY